A single window of Bacteroidota bacterium DNA harbors:
- a CDS encoding carboxypeptidase regulatory-like domain-containing protein: MKNIYHIICVLMLTVFFSACKKEAGPGGKNTISGTVVYKNGVSGSNDAAGMATVRIAYGTNESTESFNQTILTDEAGKFKIEGLNKGKYFIKASYSDGNGFAYSNPGYGITIENKKKTIEVNITLE, from the coding sequence ATGAAAAACATTTATCATATCATATGTGTTTTAATGCTGACGGTGTTTTTTAGCGCATGTAAAAAAGAAGCGGGACCCGGCGGAAAAAACACCATTAGCGGAACAGTGGTTTACAAGAACGGCGTAAGCGGAAGCAATGATGCCGCAGGCATGGCTACCGTTAGAATAGCTTACGGAACAAACGAATCAACCGAGAGTTTTAATCAAACGATCTTAACGGATGAAGCCGGAAAATTTAAAATAGAGGGATTAAACAAAGGAAAATATTTTATAAAAGCTTCTTACAGTGATGGAAACGGATTCGCCTATTCAAATCCCGGATACGGCATCACCATTGAAAACAAAAAGAAAACCATTGAAGTAAATATTACATTAGAATAA
- a CDS encoding YceI family protein, whose amino-acid sequence MRRIKWTSAIILSLVLAITFYSCNKQDTITPLSGTPVTGNGSVDISWTFDKAHSNVNWESKYLDWSSGMLTGRFNNFNFSPKFVFNETDLSLCKINAWVQLSSIDSGEPGRDGVGKCIRSYMGVTYLDSLKTITDPVSDTAWFKSTSVVKSGTGYVVFGNMRFNRYRAPSGNPDGTHIFKPAVLYLVYNGTEDFDTNGDAITDRYRASFSAKLKFKRSDFMDTNSTVQWVPVPALADQTGNMSAANNKTYGVWTTNIADEMSFTFNAQFYKNH is encoded by the coding sequence ATGCGACGGATTAAATGGACATCGGCAATAATTTTAAGCTTGGTACTTGCCATAACATTTTACAGTTGTAATAAACAAGATACCATTACGCCTCTTAGCGGGACTCCTGTTACAGGAAACGGTTCTGTTGATATTAGCTGGACTTTTGATAAGGCTCACAGCAATGTAAACTGGGAATCGAAATACCTCGATTGGTCGAGCGGAATGTTAACCGGACGCTTCAACAATTTTAATTTTTCTCCGAAGTTTGTCTTCAACGAAACTGATTTGAGCCTTTGCAAAATAAATGCCTGGGTACAATTGTCGTCTATAGATTCAGGAGAGCCCGGACGCGACGGCGTTGGAAAATGCATTCGCAGTTACATGGGCGTTACTTATTTAGATAGCTTAAAAACAATTACAGATCCCGTTAGTGATACAGCTTGGTTTAAAAGCACCAGTGTTGTAAAATCAGGTACGGGTTATGTTGTTTTTGGCAACATGCGTTTTAACCGTTACCGCGCACCAAGCGGAAATCCGGATGGCACGCACATTTTTAAACCGGCCGTTTTGTATTTAGTATATAATGGCACAGAAGATTTTGATACTAACGGTGATGCCATTACCGACAGATACCGCGCTTCTTTTTCAGCGAAGTTAAAATTCAAGCGTTCCGATTTTATGGACACCAATTCCACCGTGCAGTGGGTGCCTGTTCCTGCCTTGGCCGACCAAACAGGAAACATGAGCGCAGCGAATAATAAAACCTACGGTGTTTGGACAACCAACATCGCCGATGAAATGAGTTTTACGTTTAACGCACAGTTTTATAAAAATCACTAA
- the radA gene encoding DNA repair protein RadA translates to MAKTKTTYFCQSCGTQHNKWVGKCTSCNEWNTLVEEVVRKETKNDRLQLFSGNKDPKQSNKPELLQEIGLQDYPRIPVPGKELARVLGGGIVPGSIVLFGGEPGIGKSTLMLQLALRLKNLKVLYVSGEESEQQIKMRAERIGVTTNSCFILQETNTQNIFQQIEVLQPQLVVIDSIQTIHTSYIESSPGSVSQVRECAAEFLRFAKETNTPVFMIGHITKEGSLAGPKVLEHMVDTVLQFEGDTNHIYRLLRATKNRFGSTNEMGIYEMSGDGLREVTNPSEILITQREYATSGVAIAATMEGNRPMLIETQALVSSAAYSVPQRSSTGFDLRRLSMLLAVLEKRCGFRLAVKDVFINIAGGIKVEDPGIDLALVCGILSSNEDLPIPQNVCFAAEVGLTGEIRPVNRIEQRISEAQKLGFEKIFISTFNKKGLDPKSYSIEIITVNKIEEVFNQLFG, encoded by the coding sequence ATGGCCAAAACTAAAACAACATATTTCTGTCAGAGCTGTGGAACACAACACAATAAATGGGTTGGAAAATGTACGAGTTGTAATGAGTGGAATACATTGGTGGAAGAGGTTGTAAGAAAGGAAACTAAAAACGATCGCCTGCAATTGTTTTCGGGGAACAAAGACCCTAAACAAAGTAACAAACCCGAGCTTTTACAAGAAATCGGCTTGCAGGACTATCCGCGCATTCCCGTTCCCGGAAAAGAATTAGCCCGCGTGTTGGGAGGCGGGATTGTGCCCGGAAGTATCGTTTTATTTGGCGGTGAGCCGGGCATTGGTAAATCAACTTTAATGTTGCAATTGGCTTTACGATTGAAAAATTTAAAAGTGTTGTACGTTAGCGGAGAAGAAAGCGAACAGCAAATAAAAATGCGTGCCGAAAGGATTGGTGTTACCACGAATTCGTGTTTCATTTTGCAAGAAACAAATACACAAAATATTTTTCAGCAAATAGAAGTGTTACAACCTCAGCTGGTAGTTATCGATTCTATACAAACGATTCATACGTCCTATATCGAGAGCAGTCCGGGAAGCGTTAGTCAGGTTCGTGAATGCGCTGCCGAATTTTTACGTTTCGCTAAAGAAACCAATACGCCGGTTTTTATGATTGGTCATATTACCAAAGAGGGAAGTTTAGCCGGACCAAAAGTTTTGGAGCACATGGTGGATACGGTTTTACAATTTGAGGGCGACACGAATCATATTTACAGATTATTGCGCGCCACTAAAAACCGTTTTGGAAGCACTAATGAAATGGGGATTTACGAAATGAGCGGCGACGGATTGCGAGAAGTAACGAATCCCAGCGAAATTTTAATCACGCAACGTGAATATGCCACCAGTGGTGTAGCCATTGCGGCCACCATGGAAGGAAATCGACCGATGTTAATTGAAACACAGGCCTTAGTAAGCAGCGCCGCCTATAGCGTACCTCAACGTTCTTCTACCGGATTTGATTTAAGAAGATTATCCATGTTATTAGCTGTTTTGGAAAAGCGATGCGGATTCAGATTGGCCGTAAAAGATGTTTTTATAAATATTGCCGGCGGTATCAAAGTGGAAGACCCGGGAATTGATTTGGCTTTGGTGTGTGGCATTTTATCAAGCAACGAAGATTTACCTATACCTCAAAATGTGTGTTTTGCCGCCGAGGTTGGATTAACCGGAGAAATCAGACCGGTAAACCGAATTGAACAGAGAATAAGTGAAGCGCAAAAACTTGGATTTGAAAAGATTTTTATTTCTACCTTTAACAAAAAAGGATTAGACCCTAAAAGCTATTCTATTGAAATTATAACCGTCAATAAAATAGAAGAGGTGTTTAACCAATTGTTTGGGTAA
- a CDS encoding SpoIIE family protein phosphatase, with the protein MRKFKFLLFGIFVSLACFAQNMRVIDSLLTLSKSANDTTKANYYNMVAALWAGSVPEKNKEYGYKIIELGKKSGSIKHEGVGYFKLGIYYYTVGNQDSSKYFYFKAIEFSKKINYSLLAAYSHQNLGLVYENEGDYESAIKENISAITLFEASKKPLNVADLKNNIAVIYINQKDYISAEKYLMESYNLLIKEYIPGSLAYVYQNLGLIQNYKNNALKCAEYYRLALKEFQTSNNLNGVAGVYQNLGLTFMDLNQPDSAIYYCKKTIELSKALNNPATLYGGYLNAANVYLRFVPKPHLVTKYLDSAQAIGEVHVLPEYKVPFLQTIGEYHLAYGDKGKGFLFMDDFSNMKDSLLSLENIELIKNLNTKYETEKKDLQIQNQSLEISAQEKENEAKTKVLIIGTVGLFAVVIFAFVAFRNFKKTQKANIIINSQKEQVELQKEEIEHQKLLVEEKQKEILDSIHYAQKIQAAVLTGDDVWKKISQEYFILFQPKDIVSGDFYWAYNTVNSRAVFALADCTGHGVPGGFMSMLGNSFLNELVVENKFFNPAEILNKLRTKIISSLEQKGVTDRRDGMDMAICTWNKLNNTLEFAGANNKLWIIRNGSLIEYAGDKMPVGNYHGELIPFTLHEIQLESGDQIVLSTDGFADQFGGEGSKKLMSKNLKSFIVNNSNLMLQQQKELLYNFLQEWKGKNEQVDDVSIISVKVV; encoded by the coding sequence ATGCGTAAATTTAAATTCTTACTTTTTGGCATTTTTGTTTCTCTTGCATGCTTTGCACAAAATATGCGAGTTATTGATAGTTTACTTACTCTAAGTAAAAGTGCAAACGATACAACTAAAGCTAACTATTACAACATGGTAGCTGCTCTTTGGGCAGGGAGTGTTCCTGAAAAGAACAAAGAATATGGTTATAAAATAATTGAGCTAGGTAAAAAATCCGGCTCGATTAAACACGAGGGCGTTGGCTATTTCAAATTAGGAATTTATTATTATACCGTTGGTAATCAAGATTCCTCTAAATATTTCTATTTTAAAGCGATTGAGTTTTCTAAAAAAATTAATTATAGTCTTCTGGCAGCTTATTCGCATCAAAACTTAGGCCTCGTATATGAAAACGAAGGAGATTATGAAAGCGCAATTAAGGAAAACATTAGCGCTATTACGCTTTTTGAAGCGTCAAAAAAACCCCTGAATGTTGCTGACTTAAAAAACAATATTGCTGTAATTTATATTAACCAAAAAGATTATATAAGTGCAGAAAAGTATTTAATGGAGTCGTATAATTTGCTAATTAAAGAATATATACCCGGAAGTCTCGCTTATGTTTATCAAAATCTCGGGCTAATTCAAAACTACAAAAACAATGCTCTTAAGTGCGCGGAGTATTATCGATTAGCCCTTAAAGAGTTTCAAACAAGTAATAATTTAAATGGTGTAGCCGGTGTTTATCAAAACCTGGGATTAACATTCATGGATTTAAATCAACCCGACTCTGCGATATATTATTGTAAAAAAACGATTGAGTTATCTAAAGCCTTGAATAATCCCGCCACCTTATACGGCGGATATTTAAATGCTGCGAACGTATATTTAAGGTTTGTTCCGAAGCCTCATTTAGTAACAAAATATTTAGATTCTGCACAAGCTATTGGCGAGGTTCATGTCCTTCCCGAATATAAGGTTCCTTTTTTACAAACAATTGGTGAGTACCATTTAGCCTATGGTGATAAAGGAAAAGGATTTTTGTTCATGGATGACTTTTCTAACATGAAGGATTCTCTATTGTCGCTTGAAAACATTGAGCTTATCAAAAACCTAAACACCAAATACGAAACAGAGAAAAAAGATCTGCAAATACAAAATCAATCGTTAGAAATTTCCGCGCAAGAAAAAGAAAATGAAGCCAAAACAAAAGTTTTAATCATTGGCACAGTGGGATTATTTGCGGTAGTAATTTTTGCTTTTGTAGCTTTTCGCAATTTCAAAAAAACCCAAAAAGCAAACATCATTATTAATAGCCAGAAGGAACAAGTAGAGTTACAAAAAGAAGAAATTGAACATCAAAAACTACTCGTTGAAGAAAAACAAAAAGAGATTCTTGACAGTATTCATTACGCGCAAAAAATTCAGGCGGCCGTATTAACAGGTGATGATGTTTGGAAAAAAATATCGCAAGAATATTTTATTTTATTTCAACCTAAAGACATTGTAAGTGGTGATTTTTACTGGGCTTACAATACTGTTAATAGTCGCGCAGTTTTTGCTTTAGCCGATTGTACGGGGCATGGCGTACCGGGTGGATTTATGAGCATGCTCGGAAATAGTTTTTTAAATGAATTGGTTGTAGAAAATAAATTTTTCAATCCCGCAGAAATATTAAATAAACTGCGCACAAAAATTATTTCTTCCCTCGAACAAAAAGGCGTGACAGATAGGCGTGACGGAATGGATATGGCTATTTGCACCTGGAACAAATTAAACAACACGCTCGAATTTGCAGGTGCTAATAATAAACTTTGGATAATTAGAAATGGTTCATTAATAGAATACGCCGGTGACAAGATGCCGGTTGGAAATTATCACGGTGAATTAATACCATTTACTTTACATGAAATCCAATTAGAATCCGGCGATCAAATAGTGTTAAGCACAGATGGATTTGCCGATCAATTTGGTGGCGAAGGCAGTAAAAAATTAATGTCGAAAAACTTAAAATCATTCATCGTTAACAACAGTAATTTAATGTTGCAACAACAAAAAGAACTGCTTTATAATTTCTTACAGGAATGGAAGGGTAAAAATGAGCAGGTTGATGACGTGAGCATCATTTCTGTAAAAGTAGTTTGA
- a CDS encoding transglycosylase SLT domain-containing protein — protein MKKLTFILCVLPVIFVTYASVKYMKFLSLIFLTFSLYGHHNNDSLKKPIQKNSLCDGVIGVCKNENKISSDYVFDHQIYLNRCDTLAQVKFWRQIMNLSKDTVIISLGQSRTVIQKTYNKNWYYLNSDIKQRFRDSVRTAHGLDSNQKVLVTYGRQFFYDFEKAFENFDRGINCFVANGVDPWYAQAILLIESPNKLQKSNVGAYGPFQLMKEVARMYGLKVNRHIDERANFERSAYAASSLIKTICLPKTRQMLDSLHISYNENDLWFRLLVMHSYHAGAGNVRKALFSFAPNEGGMNLIYTLWKTESGAFKSASQNYTQLVLAAMLEMDKRVPLHNSNLEAVAPFSSSFLNND, from the coding sequence GTGAAAAAATTAACATTTATCCTTTGCGTCTTACCTGTAATTTTTGTAACTTATGCTTCAGTAAAGTACATGAAATTTCTATCACTCATATTTTTAACTTTTAGTTTATATGGCCATCACAACAACGATAGTCTAAAAAAGCCTATTCAAAAAAACAGCTTGTGTGATGGGGTCATAGGCGTGTGCAAAAACGAAAACAAAATTAGCAGTGATTACGTTTTCGATCATCAAATCTATCTGAACCGTTGTGATACCTTGGCGCAAGTTAAATTCTGGCGCCAAATCATGAATCTTTCGAAAGACACCGTAATTATCAGTTTGGGACAATCGCGCACGGTCATTCAAAAAACATATAACAAAAACTGGTACTATTTAAACAGCGACATTAAACAACGCTTCCGCGACAGTGTTCGCACAGCGCATGGTTTAGATTCCAATCAAAAAGTTTTAGTTACTTATGGCCGTCAGTTCTTTTATGATTTTGAGAAGGCCTTCGAAAATTTTGATCGTGGCATCAATTGTTTTGTAGCTAACGGTGTTGACCCTTGGTATGCGCAAGCCATTTTATTAATTGAAAGTCCGAACAAACTACAAAAATCAAATGTCGGTGCTTATGGTCCATTTCAGTTAATGAAAGAAGTGGCCCGCATGTACGGATTAAAAGTAAATCGTCACATCGATGAGCGCGCCAATTTTGAACGATCGGCTTATGCCGCATCTTCTTTAATTAAAACTATTTGTTTACCCAAAACGCGCCAGATGCTCGACTCGCTGCACATTAGTTATAATGAAAACGATTTATGGTTTAGATTATTAGTGATGCATAGTTATCACGCGGGCGCAGGCAATGTTAGAAAAGCTCTGTTTAGCTTTGCGCCTAATGAAGGAGGCATGAATTTAATTTATACTCTTTGGAAAACAGAGAGCGGAGCCTTTAAATCAGCCTCACAAAACTATACTCAATTGGTTTTAGCTGCTATGCTGGAAATGGATAAGCGAGTTCCATTACACAACAGCAATCTGGAAGCTGTTGCGCCTTTCTCGAGCAGTTTTTTAAATAACGATTAG
- a CDS encoding T9SS type A sorting domain-containing protein has product MKKIYASFFTLICLLGYSQIPTSGMIERFMFNNTLNGQMGNVFTAQKPQYAPDRFGNPNAAYRIATDSNCIVNGIVNGIPQGNTDRSVCLWIKNLPPYTNIKSYFNYSIQTNCFAFTQEAAPNNKVVTNYSNNITSSAAGDSLWHCLVATHASGTTTFYIDGVLIGSSVLTYNNNTNLVRMGRSPAITPNGVLNPGFLADELIIYNRALTPTEVSQICALGTGVQETTDLSLSTTIYPVPATKELVIKSGEGFDFYTITDVTGKTITTGNLSENKIRFDLTSGIYFLQLHSKDNKTATKKFIVE; this is encoded by the coding sequence ATGAAAAAAATCTACGCTTCATTTTTTACACTAATCTGCTTGTTGGGGTATTCTCAAATCCCAACTTCAGGGATGATTGAACGTTTTATGTTCAATAATACTCTTAACGGACAAATGGGTAACGTGTTTACGGCACAAAAACCCCAATATGCGCCCGATAGATTTGGAAATCCGAATGCAGCTTACAGAATTGCCACTGACAGTAATTGTATTGTCAACGGTATTGTCAACGGTATTCCGCAAGGAAATACCGATAGATCGGTTTGTTTATGGATTAAAAACTTACCGCCATATACCAATATTAAATCGTATTTTAATTACTCTATTCAAACAAATTGTTTTGCCTTTACGCAAGAGGCTGCTCCTAACAATAAAGTAGTAACAAATTATAGCAACAACATAACAAGCTCTGCAGCCGGTGATAGTTTGTGGCATTGCTTAGTAGCAACTCATGCTTCAGGCACAACTACTTTTTATATTGACGGTGTTTTAATTGGGTCCAGCGTTTTAACTTATAATAATAATACTAACCTGGTTCGCATGGGGCGTTCACCGGCCATTACTCCTAATGGTGTTTTGAATCCCGGGTTTTTAGCCGATGAGCTAATTATTTACAACCGTGCGCTTACTCCAACAGAGGTTAGTCAAATTTGCGCTTTAGGAACAGGTGTTCAAGAAACCACCGACCTTTCTTTGTCAACCACCATTTATCCGGTACCAGCTACAAAAGAATTAGTAATTAAATCAGGAGAGGGTTTTGATTTTTATACTATCACTGATGTTACGGGTAAAACCATTACAACAGGTAATTTATCAGAAAACAAAATTCGCTTTGACTTAACATCAGGAATCTATTTCCTTCAATTACACTCGAAGGATAACAAAACTGCTACCAAGAAATTTATAGTTGAATAA
- a CDS encoding PhoH family protein: protein MAKKATTRTSENRKIFVLDTSVIIYDHTAIKNFKEHDVVIPITVLEELDNFKKGNDTKNFAAREFTRYIDSLSGKNTLQDWTSINGPTRGKFKIEMNTSSKVNAERIFDDKKADHRILNTALYTAESNPGRKVILVTKDINLRIKAKSLSLQAEDYETGKIKTVDELYTGMSEVEKVPADKIANIYQKGANPSKDILKKQEALPNHYYILKNGSQSVLARYDAEEQSLERVVKSTAFGVIPKNAEQSFALDAIMNPDIKLVTIQGVAGTGKTLLSLAGALEQRRNYHQIYLARPIVPLSNKDIGYLPGDVNSKLNPYMEPLWDNLKYIRSLFSEKDKEHKQLNEMVESQKLVVCPLAYIRGRSLSNVFFIVDEAQNLTPHEVKTIITRAGENTKIVFTGDIYQIDTPYLDAQSNGLSYLIEKVKGQPLYAHITLQKGERSELANLANDLL, encoded by the coding sequence ATGGCCAAAAAAGCAACCACCCGAACTTCAGAGAACAGAAAAATATTTGTCCTGGATACTTCAGTAATAATTTACGATCACACAGCCATTAAAAATTTTAAGGAACACGATGTTGTCATTCCGATTACGGTGCTGGAAGAACTTGATAATTTTAAAAAGGGAAATGATACAAAAAACTTTGCGGCCCGCGAGTTTACGCGCTATATTGATTCATTGAGCGGAAAGAACACCCTTCAAGACTGGACCTCCATTAATGGCCCTACACGCGGAAAATTTAAAATTGAAATGAATACCTCCAGCAAAGTAAATGCTGAGCGGATATTTGACGATAAAAAAGCCGACCATCGAATTTTAAATACAGCTTTATATACTGCGGAAAGTAATCCGGGACGAAAAGTTATTTTAGTAACCAAAGACATCAACTTACGCATCAAAGCAAAATCACTGAGCTTACAGGCGGAGGATTATGAAACCGGAAAAATTAAAACGGTAGACGAGCTTTACACAGGGATGAGTGAAGTTGAAAAAGTACCGGCCGATAAAATCGCGAACATTTACCAAAAGGGCGCGAATCCTTCAAAAGATATTCTTAAAAAACAAGAGGCGCTGCCAAACCATTATTATATTTTAAAGAATGGATCACAATCGGTATTGGCACGTTATGATGCGGAAGAGCAATCGTTGGAACGTGTTGTAAAAAGTACCGCATTCGGCGTTATTCCAAAAAACGCCGAGCAATCGTTTGCTCTTGATGCCATTATGAACCCCGACATTAAATTAGTGACCATACAGGGTGTTGCGGGTACAGGAAAAACATTGTTGTCATTGGCAGGCGCGCTTGAGCAAAGAAGGAATTACCATCAAATTTATTTGGCTCGTCCAATTGTACCTTTAAGTAATAAAGACATAGGTTATTTACCCGGAGATGTAAACTCTAAGCTTAATCCGTACATGGAACCGCTTTGGGATAACCTCAAGTATATACGCAGTTTGTTTAGCGAAAAGGACAAAGAACACAAACAATTGAACGAAATGGTGGAAAGCCAAAAATTAGTGGTTTGTCCGCTTGCTTATATTCGTGGAAGAAGTTTAAGCAATGTGTTTTTCATTGTGGATGAAGCACAAAACTTAACGCCACACGAGGTAAAAACCATTATTACACGTGCCGGGGAGAATACTAAAATTGTATTTACGGGCGATATTTATCAGATAGACACTCCATACCTCGACGCGCAAAGTAACGGACTCAGCTATTTAATTGAAAAAGTAAAAGGCCAACCCCTTTACGCGCATATTACCTTACAAAAAGGTGAGCGTAGTGAGTTGGCCAATTTAGCTAACGACTTGTTATAG
- a CDS encoding tryptophan 7-halogenase: MTEQNVDVLVIGAGPAGTIAASIINQAGYKVKIVEKEKFPRFVIGESLLPRCMEALEEAKFLDAVKAKGFQEKFGAKFIRGEHDLCDFNFSDQFTKGYNWTWQVPRGEFDLTLATEVQKQGVEVNFESTVTDIKFEGSNSTTKVLNKDGSEQIIKAKFIVDGSGYGRVIPRMFGMDKPSSLPPRKTLFTHIKDPNRLKYSEPNRITVVVHEPQTWIWVIPFSNGNTSVGFVANPPFYDKVKGMSPEEALRFLINSEPHIKERFGDAEFLFEPRTIEGWSVTTEKFYGEGFVLTGNVTEFLDPVFSSGVTLASVSSQNAAHLVIKKLKGEHVDWEEEFMKPCMVGVEVFRSYVNGWYDGTLYDIFFSKETNPEFKNQICSVLAGYVWDTTNPFVKKHDRALKSLRDVINLSKPQKVN; the protein is encoded by the coding sequence ATGACAGAACAAAATGTAGATGTATTAGTAATTGGTGCAGGACCCGCAGGAACTATTGCTGCCAGCATCATTAATCAAGCCGGATATAAAGTAAAAATTGTAGAGAAAGAAAAATTCCCGCGATTTGTGATTGGCGAAAGCTTGTTGCCACGCTGTATGGAGGCATTAGAGGAAGCAAAGTTTTTGGACGCTGTAAAAGCGAAAGGATTTCAAGAAAAATTTGGCGCTAAATTTATTCGTGGTGAGCACGACTTGTGTGACTTTAATTTTTCCGACCAGTTTACAAAGGGATATAATTGGACATGGCAAGTGCCGCGTGGTGAGTTTGATTTAACTTTAGCTACTGAAGTACAAAAGCAAGGAGTTGAGGTTAATTTTGAATCAACAGTTACAGATATAAAATTTGAAGGGTCAAATTCAACAACAAAAGTGTTGAATAAGGATGGCAGCGAGCAAATAATAAAAGCAAAATTTATTGTTGATGGCAGTGGTTATGGCCGAGTTATTCCACGTATGTTTGGAATGGACAAGCCAAGCTCTTTGCCGCCACGTAAAACATTATTTACGCATATCAAAGACCCAAATCGTTTAAAGTATAGCGAGCCAAACCGAATTACAGTAGTGGTACACGAACCTCAAACCTGGATTTGGGTAATTCCTTTTTCTAATGGAAACACTTCAGTAGGTTTTGTAGCCAATCCGCCGTTTTATGATAAAGTAAAAGGCATGTCGCCGGAAGAGGCGTTACGCTTCTTGATTAATTCAGAGCCACACATTAAAGAGCGTTTTGGTGATGCTGAATTTTTGTTTGAACCGCGCACTATCGAGGGTTGGAGCGTAACTACAGAAAAATTTTATGGTGAAGGTTTTGTGCTAACAGGAAACGTAACAGAATTTTTGGATCCCGTTTTCTCTTCAGGCGTAACATTAGCATCTGTATCAAGTCAAAACGCCGCACATTTAGTAATTAAAAAACTAAAAGGCGAGCATGTTGATTGGGAAGAAGAGTTTATGAAGCCGTGTATGGTTGGTGTTGAAGTGTTCAGAAGTTATGTAAACGGATGGTACGATGGAACTTTGTATGATATTTTCTTTTCGAAAGAAACCAATCCTGAATTTAAGAACCAAATTTGTTCTGTTTTAGCAGGATATGTTTGGGATACTACTAATCCTTTTGTGAAGAAACATGACAGGGCTTTAAAATCTCTTAGAGACGTGATTAACTTATCAAAACCACAAAAAGTAAATTAA
- a CDS encoding four helix bundle protein, protein MAEVGKKFDLEERLISFSLLNMEIVEMLPNTKAGNHIAGQLLRSGTSPAFNYGEAQVAESRNDFIHKMKICLKELKETSIALEIVKRKPLIKELDKVERANKECKELISIFVKSIETARRNK, encoded by the coding sequence ATGGCAGAGGTTGGAAAAAAGTTTGATTTGGAAGAACGCTTAATCAGTTTTTCTTTATTAAATATGGAAATTGTAGAAATGTTGCCGAATACTAAGGCCGGAAATCACATAGCGGGACAGCTGCTTCGTTCGGGCACCTCTCCCGCTTTTAATTACGGTGAGGCTCAAGTAGCAGAATCCAGAAACGATTTCATTCATAAAATGAAAATTTGTCTAAAAGAATTGAAAGAAACAAGCATTGCCTTGGAAATTGTCAAAAGAAAACCTTTGATAAAAGAGCTTGATAAAGTTGAAAGGGCAAATAAAGAATGTAAAGAGCTCATTTCAATATTCGTAAAAAGTATTGAAACAGCCAGAAGAAACAAGTAA